Proteins encoded within one genomic window of Paracoccus sp. TOH:
- a CDS encoding MFS transporter encodes MPARNRWLALAVISSALFLIVIDMTVLYTALPRLTHDLGATANQKLWIVNAYPLVVAGLLPGLGTLGDRFGHRRMFMLGLAVFGLASTMAAFAWSPQALIGARVAMAVGAAMMMPATLSLIRLTFTDEDERAFAIGIWAAVASGGAAIGPVIGGILLEYFWWGSVFLINVPVVLVALVLVPLLLPYREGVKDRPWDLIGSLQVMVGLVGLVYAIKEIAKRDPAWGEAALVFAIGLIAMVLFVRRQLASAHPLIDFSLFAIPRFTAGVIAALVAAGTLIGFELVFTQRMQLVLGHSPLYAGLLNLPLPLAAFFAGPIAGLMLSRLGTERMIWLTLLVAGLGLAGYLLSYQAAAAIWLGALAVMGFAIGACMTAASSAIMLSAPEDRAGMAASVEEVSYELGGALGVAILGSLFSALYTFFLHVPDSVPLSAAARDSLDEAMIHAETLPADQAAELLQYARLAFDHAFVWVTFAAIVMLLAASLIVWKRSGKPVAALNSASSQQPGM; translated from the coding sequence ATGCCCGCTCGCAACCGCTGGTTGGCCCTTGCCGTCATCTCAAGCGCCCTGTTCCTCATCGTCATCGACATGACGGTGCTTTACACGGCGCTGCCTCGGCTGACGCATGATCTGGGCGCGACGGCGAACCAGAAGCTGTGGATCGTGAACGCCTATCCTCTGGTCGTCGCGGGCCTGCTGCCGGGCTTGGGCACGCTGGGCGACCGCTTCGGCCACCGCCGGATGTTCATGCTGGGGCTGGCGGTCTTCGGCTTGGCCTCGACCATGGCGGCCTTTGCCTGGTCGCCGCAGGCGCTGATCGGCGCGCGGGTGGCGATGGCCGTGGGCGCGGCAATGATGATGCCCGCCACATTGTCACTGATCCGCCTGACCTTCACCGATGAGGATGAGCGCGCCTTCGCCATCGGCATCTGGGCGGCCGTCGCCTCGGGCGGCGCGGCCATCGGGCCGGTGATCGGCGGCATCCTTCTGGAGTATTTCTGGTGGGGCTCGGTCTTCCTGATCAACGTGCCGGTGGTGCTGGTCGCGCTGGTGCTGGTGCCTCTGCTGCTGCCCTATCGCGAGGGGGTGAAGGACCGGCCCTGGGACCTCATCGGCTCATTGCAGGTGATGGTGGGTCTGGTCGGGCTGGTCTATGCGATCAAGGAAATCGCCAAACGCGATCCCGCCTGGGGTGAGGCCGCGCTGGTCTTCGCCATCGGCCTGATCGCCATGGTGCTGTTCGTCCGCAGACAGCTGGCCAGCGCCCATCCCCTGATCGACTTTTCGCTGTTCGCCATTCCGCGCTTCACGGCGGGGGTGATTGCGGCGCTGGTCGCCGCGGGCACGCTGATCGGGTTCGAGTTGGTCTTTACCCAACGCATGCAGCTGGTGCTGGGGCATTCGCCGCTTTACGCGGGGCTGTTGAACCTGCCCCTGCCGCTGGCGGCCTTCTTTGCCGGTCCGATTGCCGGGCTAATGCTGTCGCGTCTGGGGACCGAGCGGATGATCTGGCTGACGCTTCTGGTCGCCGGACTGGGGCTTGCGGGCTATCTTCTCAGCTATCAAGCCGCGGCCGCGATCTGGCTGGGCGCGCTGGCGGTGATGGGCTTCGCCATCGGGGCCTGCATGACCGCCGCCTCCAGCGCCATCATGCTGTCGGCACCCGAGGATCGCGCAGGCATGGCCGCCTCGGTCGAGGAGGTCTCCTATGAGCTGGGGGGTGCGCTTGGCGTGGCGATCCTCGGCAGCCTGTTCTCGGCGCTCTACACCTTCTTCCTGCATGTGCCGGACTCGGTCCCGCTCAGCGCCGCCGCGCGCGACAGTCTGGATGAGGCGATGATCCACGCCGAGACCCTGCCCGCCGATCAGGCGGCCGAGCTTCTTCAATACGCACGGCTCGCCTTCGATCACGCCTTCGTCTGGGTGACTTTCGCCGCCATCGTGATGCTTCTGGCGGCGTCGCTGATCGTCTGGAAACGCAGCGGAAAGCCCGTCGCGGCGCTCAATTCGGCCTCGTCGCAGCAGCCCGGAATGTGA
- a CDS encoding glutathione S-transferase N-terminal domain-containing protein, which yields MSQTQPIEVFYFPTPNGKKITIMLEELGVPYHVNPVHIGRGDQFKPEYLEISPNNKIPAILDPEGPDGKPVSIFESGAILQYLAGKFGRFHGRDHRARIKVDQWLFWQVAGFGPLLGQNYFFAKDAPEKIPYAIERYRKETRRLYGVLNRQLDGRDHIADEFSIADIAVIDWSLYWDDLGVDPAEFPNVAAWQKRMQARPGVARGLAVKLPDGDAPDIENEEARRILYGQSSR from the coding sequence ATGAGCCAGACGCAACCGATCGAAGTCTTCTACTTTCCGACCCCGAACGGGAAGAAGATCACCATCATGCTGGAGGAGCTGGGCGTTCCCTATCATGTGAACCCGGTTCACATCGGCAGGGGCGACCAGTTCAAGCCGGAATACCTCGAGATCTCGCCCAACAACAAGATCCCCGCCATCCTCGACCCGGAGGGGCCGGACGGCAAGCCGGTGTCGATTTTCGAATCGGGCGCCATCCTGCAGTATCTTGCCGGGAAGTTCGGCCGCTTCCACGGCAGGGACCACCGGGCCCGGATCAAGGTCGATCAGTGGCTGTTCTGGCAGGTGGCGGGGTTCGGCCCGCTGCTGGGGCAGAACTATTTCTTTGCCAAGGATGCGCCGGAAAAAATTCCCTATGCCATCGAGCGCTACCGCAAGGAAACCCGCCGGCTCTACGGTGTCCTGAACCGGCAGCTGGACGGACGCGACCATATCGCCGACGAATTCAGCATCGCCGACATCGCCGTGATCGACTGGTCGCTTTACTGGGACGACCTGGGCGTGGACCCGGCCGAGTTCCCCAATGTGGCGGCATGGCAGAAGCGGATGCAGGCGCGCCCCGGCGTCGCGCGCGGGCTGGCGGTCAAGCTTCCGGACGGCGATGCGCCCGATATCGAGAACGAGGAGGCCCGCAGGATCCTGTATGGGCAGAGCTCGCGCTGA
- a CDS encoding AraC family transcriptional regulator has translation MDTPLEPLGLLIERQFGRFGHETPLDGLLLSRAVAPSGIICSVFRPSLCVVVQGAQVSTLGDRPFQHDAGQGMLVSIDVPIIARITQATADRPYLAFNLEMDLRLQTH, from the coding sequence ATGGACACGCCGCTTGAACCCCTGGGCCTGCTGATCGAACGCCAGTTCGGCCGGTTCGGCCACGAGACGCCGCTGGACGGCCTGCTGCTGAGCCGGGCCGTGGCGCCGAGCGGCATCATATGTTCGGTGTTCCGCCCCTCGCTGTGCGTCGTCGTCCAGGGTGCGCAGGTCAGCACCCTGGGCGACCGGCCGTTCCAGCACGATGCGGGCCAGGGCATGCTGGTTTCGATCGACGTTCCGATCATCGCACGGATCACCCAGGCCACGGCGGACCGCCCTTACCTGGCATTCAACCTGGAAATGGACCTTAGGCTCCAGACCCATTGA